Proteins co-encoded in one Gossypium arboreum isolate Shixiya-1 chromosome 11, ASM2569848v2, whole genome shotgun sequence genomic window:
- the LOC108477920 gene encoding LOW QUALITY PROTEIN: G-type lectin S-receptor-like serine/threonine-protein kinase LECRK1 (The sequence of the model RefSeq protein was modified relative to this genomic sequence to represent the inferred CDS: inserted 1 base in 1 codon): MSPICTVSQGYQGIQVQVTVGKSLAADDTNTTWQSPSGVFAFGFDPITSKKDRFLLAIWYANIPEITIVWYANRDNPETDRGSTVELTETGFLVLNDSKGKELWRSERATDDFQLSHAAMLDTGNFVIVSKNSTNIWESFNHPTHTILPSQELGVDGSLVSAQTNYGKGKYQLRFKTNGSLVLNQIDMFTGKPYEEYFSFPLGNGSRLAFDNDSGDILIWNSNGSLVDNVTKDVEPRPGLYYYRETLDFYGVFTLYSYPRNPSGGASWSVFKAWPPNICRAFVDSAVPRGKNKYGIGPCGCNSICESIDGRPNCTCLPGFSFLDDNNHYAGCKQDYAGDPGDCSLDGSTIGEDRFEFQNISFVNFPLSDYGIFYPATELECQQSCLRDCFCAVAIYPTTRNNGNATCFKKQLPLSNGYREAGLDSTVLVKVLKSDASKKQPDASKKKLATRNNQAIVILSVLLGTFVVLAAISLIFFCLFRRRLHDLNGVRSPSRRDLETNLQFFTYKDLEHATNQFNEELGRGAFGTVYKGELPSIYGNRVAVKKLDKFAQDGEREFTTEVKVIGQTHHKNLVRLIGYCDEAEHRLLVYEFMQNGSLSSFLFGVPRPSWQQRLQIASMIAKGLAYLHEECSKQIIHCDIKPQNILLDESFTAKISDFGLAKLLMNDKTRTKTGIRGTKDYVAPEWFRNTPVTVKVDVYSFGXMLLEIICCRRCVEVEMEEAAILTDWAFKCYSEGMIGKLVENDEEARNDVETLEMLLKVAIWCVQEEPSLRPSMRIVAMMLEGVVQVPNPPCPFPLNSMSMSVSTKMI; the protein is encoded by the exons ATGTCGCCCATTTGTACTGTATCCCAAGGATATCAAGGAATACAGGTTCAAG taaCTGTAGGCAAGTCGCTTGCTGCAGATGATACAAACACCACCTGGCAATCGCCATCAGGTGTTTTTGCCTTTGGTTTTGACCCCATTACTAGTAAAAAAGATCGGTTTCTTCTTGCAATCTGGTATGCTAATATACCAGAAATAACTATAGTCTGGTATGCTAATAGAGATAACCCCGAAACAGATAGAGGATCGACGGTGGAGCTCACCGAGACCGGTTTTCTTGTTCTTAACGACTCTAAAGGAAAAGAGTTGTGGAGGTCTGAGAGGGCTACTGATGATTTTCAATTGTCCCATGCAGCCATGCTTGACACTGGGAATTTCGTTATTGTCAGCAAAAACTCAACCAACATATGGGAGAGCTTCAACCATCCAACTCATACCATCTTACCGTCTCAAGAATTGGGTGTTGATGGCAGTCTTGTATCAGCCCAAACAAATTATGGTAAGGGAAAATATCAACTTCGTTTTAAAACTAATGGATCTCTTGTGCTCAATCAAATAGATATGTTCACTGGCAAACCTTACGAAGAATACTTTAGTTTCCCCTTGGGAAACGGTTCTCGGTTGGCCTTCGACAACGACTCGGGGGATATTCTAATCTGGAATTCGAATGGAAGTCTAGTCGACAATGTGACAAAAGATGTTGAGCCAAGACCAGGCTTATACTACTACAGGGAGACACTTGACTTTTATGGAGTTTTCACTTTGTATTCTTATCCAAGGAACCCCAGTGGTGGTGCAAGCTGGTCTGTGTTCAAGGCTTGGCCACCGAACATATGTCGTGCGTTTGTCGATTCAGCGGTTCCACGTGGAAAGAATAAATATGGAATTGGCCCTTGTGGTTGTAATAGCATCTGCGAATCTATCGATGGGAGGCCTAATTGTACATGTCTCCCTGGATTTTCTTTCTTGGATGACAATAATCACTATGCTGGCTGCAAACAAGATTATGCAGGCGACCCTGGAGATTGCAGCCTTGATGGATCCACCATTGGGGAAGACCGGTTCGAATTCCAGAATATTTCATTTGTTAATTTTCCATTGAGTGACTATGGAATATTTTATCCTGCAACTGAGTTGGAATGTCAGCAGTCTTGTCTTCGTGACTGTTTTTGTGCAGTTGCCATTTATCCAACTACAAGGAATAATGGGAATGCAACTTGTTTTAAAAAGCAACTACCGCTTTCAAATGGGTACAGAGAAGCTGGTCTTGATAGTACAGTTCTAGTTAAGGTACTTAAGTCCGATGCCTCAAAGAAACAACCGGATGCCTCAAAGAAAAAACTGGCCACGCGGAATAATCAAGCTATTGTGATCCTTTCGGTTCTCTTAGGCACCTTTGTAGTTTTAGCTGCAATTTCTCTAATCTTCTTCTGCTTATTCCGAAGAAGACTTCACGACTTAAATGGTGTTCGTAGTCCTAGCAGAAGAGATTTAGAGACTAATCTGCAGTTTTTCACATACAAAGATCTCGAGCATGCCACGAACCAATTCAATGAAGAACTTGGAAGAGGAGCTTTTGGCACCGTTTATAAAGGAGAATTGCCATCAATCTATGGAAATCGTGTTGCAGTAAAAAAACTAGACAAGTTTGCTCAAGATGGTGAAAGGGAATTCACAACTGAAGTGAAGGTCATCGGCCAAACTCACCACAAGAACTTGGTGAGGCTAATTGGCTACTGTGATGAAGCTGAACATAGACTTCTGGTCTATGAGTTCATGCAAAATGGCTCATTGTCAAGCTTCCTTTTCGGAGTTCCAAGGCCTAGTTGGCAACAAAGATTGCAAATTGCGTCAATGATTGCTAAAGGCCTTGCATACTTGCATGAAGAATGCAGCAAACAAATCATCCATTGTGACATAAAGCCACAAAATATACTATTAGATGAGTCCTTCACCGCAAAAATATCCGATTTTGGGTTGGCAAAGCTTCTGATGAACGACAAAACCCGAACCAAGACCGGCATACGAGGCACTAAAGACTATGTAGCACCAGAATGGTTCCGAAACACCCCGGTTACTGTCAAGGTTGATGTTTACAGCTTTG TGATGTTGTTGGAGATCATATGTTGCAGAAGATGCGTGGAAGTTGAAATGGAGGAAGCAGCAATATTAACAGATTGGGCTTTCAAGTGTTACAGCGAAGGGATGATTGGAAAACTGGTTGAAAATGATGAAGAAGCTAGAAATGATGTTGAGACATTGGAGATGTTATTAAAAGTGGCTATTTGGTGTGTGCAAGAAGAGCCATCGTTAAGGCCTTCCATGAGGATTGTTGCAATGATGCTTGAAGGTGTTGTCCAAGTTCCTAATCCACCATGTCCTTTTCCACTCAATTCAATGTCAATGTCTGTGTCTACGAAAATGATCTAG